The Vicia villosa cultivar HV-30 ecotype Madison, WI linkage group LG1, Vvil1.0, whole genome shotgun sequence genome includes a region encoding these proteins:
- the LOC131597093 gene encoding uncharacterized protein LOC131597093 has translation MDEAPIVSSYASRSWLSRAYFSLEVSREEEEEVHEEEDVPEVHPEHDDDLRTMPRTHKMVACCFKCGSEGHRAVDCGKDSVTCFKCGKIGHKANKCGVGSSVTCYNCGEQGHISTKCDKPKKEQAKGKVFALSGAEASTDDRLIQGTCFINGTPLIAIIDTGATHSFISLDCAKRLNLVLSDMRRSMVIDTPVMGSVSTSFVCLNCPLSIFGRDFGIDLVCLPLEQLDVILGMNWLEFNRVYINCFDKTVIFPEISVKEDLFLSAKQVGESVQDGAELFMLLATLDVHEKRTIDELPIVCDFAEVFPEDVSDLPPEREVEFSIDLVPGTSPVSMAPYRMSASELKELKSQLEDLLEKKFIRPSVSP, from the exons ATGGATGAGGCGCCTATAGTATCCTCATATGCATCGAGGAGTTGGCTGTCTCGGGCGTATTTCTCTCTTGAGGTTAGTCGGGAGGAGGAGGAAGAGGTACATGAGGAGGAGGATGTACCTGAGGTTCACCCTGAGCACGACGATGATCTCAGGACAATGCCCAGGACACACAAGATGGTGGCAtgt tgcttcaaatgtggtaGTGAAGGTCATCGTGCTGTTGATTGTGGTAAGGATTCTGTgacatgcttcaagtgtggcaagattggtcacaaggcaaacaagtgtggagttggttcgagtgtgacttgttacaattgtggggagcaaggtcacattagcaccaaatgtgataagccaaagaaggaacaagcgaaagggaaagtgtttgcattgtctggagCGGAGGCTTCcaccgatgataggctaatccaaggtacgtgcttcattaatggtacacctttgattgctattattgataccggtgcgacacattctttcatttctttggattgtgctaagagattgaatcttgtgttatctgatatgcgtagaagtatggttattgatacacctgttatgggttctgtttctacttcttttgtgtgcttgaattgtcctttgagtatttttggtagagattttgggattgatttggtttgtcttccgttagagcaacttgatgtgattttgggtatgaattggttagaatttaatcgtgtgtatatcaactgttttgacaagacggttatctttcctgagattagtgttaaggaagatttgtttttgtctgcgaagcaagttggtgaatctgttcaagatggggctgagttgtttatgttattggcaaccttagatgtgcatgaGAAGAGAACCATTGATGAATTGCCgatagtttgtgattttgcggaggtatttcctgaagatgtaagcgatttaccgccggaacgtgaagttgagttttcgattgatttagttcctggaactagtcctgtatcgatggctccatataggatgtctgcttctgagttgaaagagttgaagagtcaacttgaggatttgttggaaaagaagtttattcgtcctagtgtatcgccg